In the genome of Mycoplasmopsis pulmonis, one region contains:
- the nrdF gene encoding class 1b ribonucleoside-diphosphate reductase subunit beta, which translates to MSQKERKTYFEDSTSPLEFALNNFSGKMRSVNWNKIDDEKDLEVWNRVCQNFWLPEKIPVSNDLETWRSLDPIWQKVITRTFTGLTLLDTIQATIGDIAQLPHSLTDHEQVIYTNFAFMVAIHARSYGTIFSTLCSTEQINEAHEWVINTKRLQDRAKILIPFYTGKDPLKSKVAAALMPGFLLYGGFYLPFYLSSRMKLPNTSDIIRLILRDKVIHNYYSGYKYQKKVEKLSLEKQKEMKEFVFDLLYKLIDLEKKYLYELYEEIGLAEDAIKFSLYNAGKFLQNLGYDSPFTSEETKIDAEIFSQLSARADENHDFFSGNGSSYVMGISEETEDEDWEF; encoded by the coding sequence ATGAGTCAAAAAGAAAGAAAGACTTATTTTGAAGATTCAACTTCTCCATTAGAATTTGCTCTTAATAATTTTAGTGGAAAAATGCGCTCTGTTAATTGAAATAAAATTGATGATGAAAAAGATTTAGAAGTGTGAAATAGAGTTTGTCAAAATTTTTGACTTCCTGAAAAAATTCCTGTTTCAAATGATTTAGAAACTTGAAGATCTCTTGATCCTATTTGACAAAAAGTAATTACCAGAACCTTTACTGGCTTAACTCTTTTAGATACCATCCAAGCTACCATCGGTGACATAGCACAACTTCCTCATTCTTTAACTGATCATGAGCAAGTTATTTATACGAACTTTGCTTTTATGGTGGCAATTCATGCTCGCTCTTATGGAACAATTTTTTCAACACTTTGTTCAACTGAGCAAATTAATGAAGCTCATGAATGAGTAATTAATACCAAAAGATTGCAAGATAGAGCAAAAATTTTAATTCCTTTTTATACTGGAAAAGATCCTTTAAAATCAAAAGTAGCAGCTGCTTTAATGCCTGGATTTTTGCTTTATGGTGGTTTTTATTTACCTTTTTATCTTTCTTCAAGAATGAAGCTTCCTAATACTTCAGATATTATTAGACTAATTCTTAGAGATAAGGTAATTCACAACTATTATTCAGGATATAAATATCAAAAGAAAGTTGAAAAACTTTCTCTTGAAAAACAAAAAGAAATGAAAGAATTTGTTTTTGATCTTTTATATAAGTTAATTGATTTAGAAAAAAAATATTTATATGAGCTCTATGAAGAAATTGGACTTGCAGAAGATGCTATTAAATTTTCTTTATACAATGCAGGTAAATTTTTGCAAAATTTAGGTTATGACTCACCTTTTACTAGTGAAGAGACTAAAATTGATGCTGAAATTTTTAGTCAACTCTCAGCTAGAGCAGATGAAAACCATGATTTTTTTTCTGGAAATGGCTCTTCATATGTAATGGGTATTAGTGAAGAAACAGAAGATGAAGATTGAGAATTTTAA
- a CDS encoding tyrosine-type recombinase/integrase, whose translation MIEKYCAFLEKRNLSKKYVDSSWRILSKKLDVENNSHRKIMKIIVDDSNGAHYQRMLLASYKGFLKFHKKYKKVEDLLFLKIKKIDIVYRPVLKNKRLLKLTQFEENDSERIKKTKILIRFLYQTGIRIGELNTLILVNKKLYVHGKGNKNRQILYLEETFNTFRNYYPDLRYPMSLKTLRIEIKKILGKEFSPHSLRRSFATHMMQSGADPKTIMLQLGHSSINTTFQYVNSSESYNRKIYLKHLNK comes from the coding sequence ATGATTGAAAAATATTGTGCTTTTCTTGAAAAAAGAAATTTATCAAAAAAATATGTAGATTCTTCATGAAGAATCTTAAGCAAAAAACTTGATGTTGAAAATAATAGTCATCGCAAAATCATGAAAATCATTGTAGATGATTCTAATGGAGCTCATTATCAAAGAATGCTTTTAGCCTCTTACAAGGGTTTTTTGAAATTTCATAAAAAATACAAAAAAGTTGAAGATCTTTTATTTTTAAAGATTAAAAAAATTGATATTGTTTATCGACCTGTTTTAAAAAATAAAAGGCTTTTAAAATTAACTCAATTCGAAGAAAATGATAGTGAAAGAATTAAAAAAACCAAGATTTTAATTAGATTTTTATATCAAACAGGAATTAGAATTGGAGAGCTTAACACCTTAATCTTGGTCAATAAAAAACTTTATGTCCATGGTAAAGGAAATAAAAATCGACAAATTCTTTATTTAGAAGAGACCTTTAATACTTTTAGAAATTACTATCCAGATTTAAGATATCCTATGTCTTTAAAAACTCTTCGTATTGAAATTAAAAAAATTTTAGGAAAGGAATTTTCACCTCACTCATTAAGGCGAAGCTTTGCAACTCATATGATGCAAAGTGGAGCTGATCCTAAAACTATTATGCTTCAACTTGGACACTCATCAATTAATACAACTTTTCAATATGTAAATTCTTCAGAGAGCTACAATAGAAAAATATACTTAAAACATTTAAATAAATAA
- the nrdI gene encoding class Ib ribonucleoside-diphosphate reductase assembly flavoprotein NrdI: protein MHEDLIKVSSNTIKKPTGQVFVVYFSSISNNTHRFIQKLNYENLRIPVNMEESVFVDKDYVIFVPTYSGGGEFTQGAVPKQVIKFLNNEKNRSFCRGVIASGNTNFGNTFAIAGPILSKKLNVPLLYQFELLGTSEDVKNVQNILETFWKT, encoded by the coding sequence ATGCATGAAGATTTAATAAAAGTTAGCTCAAATACTATCAAAAAACCAACTGGTCAAGTATTTGTAGTTTATTTTTCATCAATTTCTAATAATACTCATCGCTTTATTCAAAAGTTAAATTATGAAAATCTTAGAATTCCAGTAAATATGGAAGAGTCTGTTTTTGTTGATAAAGATTATGTAATTTTTGTCCCTACCTATAGTGGTGGAGGAGAGTTTACTCAAGGTGCTGTTCCTAAACAAGTAATTAAATTTTTAAACAATGAAAAAAACCGCTCTTTTTGTAGAGGGGTAATAGCTTCAGGAAATACCAATTTTGGTAATACTTTTGCAATAGCTGGACCTATTTTGTCCAAAAAATTAAATGTGCCTCTTTTATATCAATTTGAACTTCTTGGCACTAGTGAAGATGTTAAAAATGTTCAAAATATCTTAGAGACATTTTGAAAAACATAA
- the thyA gene encoding thymidylate synthase produces MKQYLDFLKWVLEKGKHKENRTSVDTISAFGYQMRFDLSKGFPLVTTKKTNFSAIAHELLWFIKGDTNIKYLVDNKVNIWNQWPYESYKKSQDFQNESLKEFIQKIKDDNEFAQKHGNLGPVYGKQWRDFLGIDQLKKVIEQIKNNPNSRRLIVSSWNPSEIDTMLLPPCHTLFQFYVNDNKLSCHLYQRSADAFLGIPFNIASYALLTFLLAQETNLEVGDFVHSIGDAHIYVNHLEQVKTQLKRNPKELPKLIIKNKNIFEINFEDIELVDYEFDPIIKGEVAV; encoded by the coding sequence ATGAAACAATATTTAGACTTTTTAAAATGAGTATTAGAAAAGGGAAAACATAAGGAAAATAGAACTAGTGTTGACACAATTAGTGCCTTTGGTTATCAAATGCGTTTTGATCTATCTAAGGGCTTTCCTTTGGTTACAACAAAGAAAACTAATTTTAGTGCTATAGCTCATGAATTACTGTGATTTATAAAAGGTGATACTAACATTAAATATCTAGTTGATAACAAAGTTAACATTTGAAATCAATGACCTTATGAGAGTTATAAAAAAAGTCAAGATTTTCAAAACGAGAGCTTAAAAGAGTTTATTCAAAAAATCAAAGATGATAATGAATTTGCTCAAAAACATGGTAATTTAGGTCCAGTTTATGGAAAGCAATGAAGAGACTTTTTGGGAATAGATCAATTAAAAAAAGTTATTGAACAAATAAAAAATAATCCAAACTCTAGAAGACTAATAGTTTCTTCATGAAATCCAAGTGAAATAGATACTATGCTTTTACCTCCTTGTCATACTTTGTTTCAATTTTATGTAAATGATAATAAGCTTTCATGTCATCTATATCAACGAAGTGCTGATGCTTTTTTGGGTATTCCTTTTAACATAGCCTCTTATGCACTTTTGACTTTTTTATTAGCTCAAGAAACTAATTTAGAAGTTGGTGATTTTGTTCATTCAATTGGAGATGCTCACATTTATGTAAATCATCTTGAGCAAGTAAAAACTCAACTAAAAAGAAATCCAAAAGAACTGCCAAAATTAATAATCAAAAACAAAAATATTTTTGAAATTAATTTTGAAGATATTGAATTAGTTGACTATGAATTTGATCCAATTATTAAAGGGGAAGTGGCGGTTTAA
- the tsf gene encoding translation elongation factor Ts, translating to MDASQKAGLIKKLREITNSGFLDCKKALEETNYDLDKAIEWLQENGKAKAAKKSGRIAAEGLVRASVKGKSAVIFELNSETDFVARNKEFLDLMDNISEALVENSFQSMESAENIFMENDLTILEATTKATATIGEKISFRRAKKFDLLEDQTIGAYTHANGRIASLFLVRGKNEEVAKNVAMHIAAMNPEYMSANEVPQEKIEKLKAEFLKSPALAGKPEKIQQSILNGMLNKALAEFVLLNQPFVMESSLSVEQYLKNNKSEALEMIRYEVGEGIEKKAVDFASEVAAQMKK from the coding sequence ATGGATGCAAGCCAAAAAGCAGGTTTAATTAAAAAACTAAGAGAAATAACAAATAGTGGTTTTCTTGATTGTAAAAAAGCTTTAGAAGAAACTAACTATGATTTAGATAAAGCTATTGAATGACTACAAGAAAATGGAAAAGCTAAAGCTGCTAAAAAATCAGGAAGAATAGCAGCTGAAGGATTAGTTAGAGCCTCAGTAAAAGGAAAAAGTGCAGTTATTTTTGAGCTAAATTCAGAAACTGACTTTGTTGCTAGAAATAAAGAATTTTTAGACTTAATGGATAATATTTCGGAGGCATTAGTTGAAAATTCTTTTCAATCAATGGAAAGTGCTGAAAATATTTTTATGGAAAATGATCTAACTATATTAGAAGCTACTACCAAAGCAACAGCTACTATTGGGGAAAAAATTTCTTTTAGAAGAGCTAAAAAATTTGACTTACTTGAAGATCAAACAATCGGAGCTTACACTCATGCAAATGGAAGAATTGCCTCATTATTTTTAGTTAGAGGAAAAAATGAAGAAGTAGCTAAAAATGTTGCAATGCACATTGCGGCTATGAATCCTGAATACATGAGTGCTAATGAAGTTCCTCAAGAAAAAATTGAAAAACTTAAAGCTGAGTTTTTAAAATCACCAGCTTTAGCTGGAAAACCAGAAAAAATTCAACAAAGCATTTTAAATGGTATGTTGAATAAAGCTTTAGCTGAATTTGTTTTATTAAACCAACCATTTGTAATGGAATCTTCTTTAAGTGTTGAGCAATATCTAAAGAATAATAAATCAGAAGCTTTAGAAATGATTAGATATGAAGTCGGAGAAGGAATTGAAAAAAAGGCCGTTGATTTTGCATCAGAGGTAGCCGCTCAAATGAAAAAATAA
- a CDS encoding TatD family hydrolase, with the protein MTFLKLTRASLKYKNKYISFINHFENNLKDELKDDFEKLIKLKKQTNHLKDKKTFSKIQMWLVDQGQTYQEVIGVFKFYTKINDDKKEQKAYVNFLINPLYKNRGLEQLGLDMFFEFLQNKIAFENVYFKVEKDDLESHEIIKDFKHKLEIKDSTYYYLINIFDIHYPLVDSHSHITSKYYKNPQKEIENIFKNQIKKVALVGIDQKDNKEILELAKINQNVYSIVGLHPTIANENQDYQEIEKLIENKTIAIGEIGLDFYRKKYPSQENQIRSFTSQLDLALKYNLPVVLHVRDAHDKIYEIISDKKYSSLTYIFHSHSGYIEWTRKFLSLNSYFSFSGVITFFENQLIHRVIKYLPLERILVESDSPYLTPSQYKNKKNHSHYVKYVIQAIAAIKQSSPQKIAKIVLDNFNRTFKL; encoded by the coding sequence ATGACTTTTTTGAAATTAACAAGAGCATCTCTAAAGTATAAAAACAAGTACATCTCTTTTATAAATCACTTTGAAAATAACTTAAAAGATGAACTTAAAGATGATTTTGAAAAACTTATAAAATTAAAAAAACAAACCAATCATCTAAAGGATAAAAAAACCTTTTCTAAAATACAAATGTGATTAGTTGATCAAGGGCAAACTTATCAAGAAGTTATTGGAGTTTTTAAATTTTATACAAAAATAAATGATGATAAAAAAGAGCAAAAAGCTTATGTAAATTTTCTTATTAATCCCCTATACAAAAATAGAGGATTAGAACAGCTTGGTCTTGATATGTTTTTTGAATTTTTACAAAACAAAATTGCTTTTGAAAATGTTTATTTTAAAGTTGAAAAAGACGATTTAGAAAGCCATGAAATTATCAAAGATTTTAAACATAAATTGGAAATAAAAGATTCAACTTATTATTACTTAATTAACATTTTTGACATTCACTATCCTTTAGTTGATTCTCACTCACACATTACAAGCAAATATTATAAAAATCCTCAAAAGGAAATTGAAAATATTTTTAAAAATCAAATTAAAAAAGTTGCTCTTGTAGGTATAGATCAAAAAGATAACAAAGAAATTTTAGAGCTAGCTAAAATTAATCAAAATGTCTATTCAATAGTAGGTCTTCATCCAACAATAGCAAATGAAAATCAAGACTATCAAGAAATTGAAAAACTAATAGAAAATAAAACAATTGCAATAGGTGAAATTGGTCTTGATTTTTATCGCAAAAAATATCCCTCTCAAGAAAATCAAATTAGATCTTTTACATCTCAATTAGATCTTGCTCTTAAATATAATCTTCCGGTAGTTCTTCATGTCAGAGATGCTCATGATAAAATCTATGAAATTATAAGTGATAAAAAATATAGCTCTTTAACTTATATTTTTCATAGCCACTCTGGTTACATAGAATGAACTAGAAAGTTTTTATCTTTAAATTCATATTTTTCCTTTTCAGGGGTAATTACATTTTTTGAAAATCAATTAATTCATAGAGTAATAAAATACCTTCCTTTAGAGAGAATTTTAGTTGAAAGTGATTCACCATATTTAACACCTTCACAATATAAAAATAAAAAAAATCATAGCCATTATGTTAAATATGTAATTCAAGCCATTGCAGCAATAAAACAAAGCTCTCCACAAAAAATAGCTAAGATAGTTTTGGATAATTTTAATAGAACTTTTAAATTGTAA
- a CDS encoding dihydrofolate reductase — translation MIISIWAMTKEGLIGKDNQMPWHIKEEFQHFRRQTLHKTLIMGKNTFFSLPKVFDKRKMYVLSHEKDFKIDHPDVEVIYDYKDLLKEYANNDKKDIYVAGGLYVYQQLIPLSDILIVSIVKGSYEGNKYLSVDFSNFVQYKQPEIYDQFSVYYYKKKDQKNSI, via the coding sequence ATGATAATTTCAATATGAGCTATGACCAAAGAAGGTCTAATCGGAAAAGATAACCAAATGCCTTGACACATTAAGGAAGAGTTTCAACATTTTAGAAGACAAACTTTACATAAAACTTTGATAATGGGAAAAAACACTTTTTTTTCTTTACCAAAAGTTTTTGATAAAAGAAAAATGTATGTTTTATCTCATGAAAAAGATTTTAAAATCGACCACCCTGATGTTGAGGTCATTTATGACTATAAAGATTTACTTAAAGAATATGCCAATAATGACAAAAAAGATATATATGTAGCAGGGGGTCTTTATGTTTATCAACAGTTAATACCTCTTTCAGATATTTTAATTGTTTCAATAGTAAAAGGAAGCTATGAAGGCAATAAATATTTAAGCGTTGATTTTTCAAATTTTGTCCAATATAAACAACCAGAAATTTACGATCAATTTAGTGTTTATTATTACAAAAAGAAAGATCAAAAAAACTCTATTTAA
- a CDS encoding DUF4231 domain-containing protein, which yields MLKNNLKISVLEFAQRAKNKTLLKWKVYRSIFWILTIFTLVFGLFSAIMGTAKIASSRFPEQYSFIVNFFVSKKIENGKEIVVDQWPIFVLFIGIFLSIINGLMALFAIKNQWVENKEKNIQISLQFKLFEASEEKYKDLKQREKEFLLFSQINSILKTSSRLLNKEKLEIQEQKIKKCFNTSDIEELYKKLQIKHLRSKSIFLFFSISLILISSLMGFLSAYSIAKNSNLESVKIFIVISFITVVVSFLTNLLVTFSLSSKAQKIDEQIEKIDLMLKDIKNESDIKINELFENISKID from the coding sequence ATGCTTAAAAATAATTTAAAAATTTCTGTTTTAGAATTTGCCCAAAGAGCAAAAAACAAAACTCTTTTAAAATGAAAAGTTTATCGAAGTATTTTTTGAATTTTAACAATTTTTACACTTGTTTTTGGTCTTTTTTCAGCCATCATGGGTACTGCTAAAATAGCCTCTTCAAGATTTCCAGAGCAATATAGTTTTATTGTTAATTTCTTTGTTAGCAAAAAGATTGAAAATGGAAAAGAAATTGTTGTTGATCAATGACCAATATTTGTTTTATTCATTGGAATTTTTCTATCAATAATAAATGGATTAATGGCTCTTTTTGCAATTAAAAATCAATGAGTTGAAAACAAAGAAAAAAACATTCAAATTTCTCTTCAATTCAAACTTTTTGAAGCCTCAGAGGAAAAATACAAAGATCTTAAACAAAGAGAAAAAGAGTTTCTACTTTTTAGCCAAATAAATTCAATTTTAAAAACAAGCTCTCGTTTGTTAAATAAGGAAAAATTAGAAATTCAAGAACAAAAAATAAAAAAATGTTTTAACACAAGTGATATTGAAGAGCTTTATAAAAAACTTCAAATCAAACATCTAAGATCAAAATCTATTTTTTTATTTTTTAGCATTTCACTAATTTTAATTTCATCACTAATGGGATTTTTATCAGCTTATTCAATTGCTAAAAATTCAAATTTAGAATCAGTTAAAATCTTTATTGTTATTTCTTTTATTACAGTAGTTGTTTCATTTTTAACAAATCTTTTAGTAACTTTTTCTCTTTCATCAAAAGCACAAAAAATTGATGAGCAAATTGAAAAAATTGATCTAATGTTAAAAGATATTAAAAATGAAAGTGATATTAAAATTAATGAACTTTTTGAAAACATTTCAAAAATAGACTAA
- the nrdE gene encoding class 1b ribonucleoside-diphosphate reductase subunit alpha has protein sequence MTKKKNQEKYINLNAMAKLYWQDGQNINYDLQAAHDYYESKIKPHFRVFESFEKRIEFLVKNNYYEKSLIDQYTISQLKELNDLAYSYNHFFPSFMGILKFYNAYALKSFDGKEYLENFEDRALMNALFLANGDFEKAKAILKEIMLKRFQPATPTFLNAGKAQRGEYVSCYLIRTEDNMESISRSITTSLQLSKRGGGVAVLLTNLRELGAPIKNIQNQATGIIPIMKILEDSFSYANQLGQRQGAGAVYLNIHHPDILQFLDSKRENADEKIRIKSLSLGLVVTDIAFELAKNNEKLALFSPYDIQKEYKKPMSDISITQEYYNLLKNDKIKKTYINARKLFTLIAELHFESGYPYLLFDDTVNRRNAHPNRIVMSNLCSEIVQPSTASEYSADLSYTKVGDDISCNLGSLNIAKALESGREFKSLVANSIFALNQVSRKADLSSAPSIEKGNNKNHAIGLGAMNLHGFLANNEIFYNSQEALDFTNMFFYAMAYYAFEASQELSLIYGKFHGFEKTKFADGSYFEKYTKGDENKWKAKTKKVQDILEKYDFYIPSQKDWIELVEKIKKTGIANSHLMAIAPTGSISYLSSCTPSLQPVVAPVEARKEGKLGRVYVPAYNLNSNNFKYYIEGAYEMGPIPIIDIAAEAQQHIDQAISLTLFLTDKATTRDLNKAYIHAFKKGCSSIYYVRVRQDVLENSENYECESCAI, from the coding sequence ATGACTAAAAAGAAAAATCAAGAAAAATACATCAACTTGAATGCAATGGCTAAGTTATATTGACAAGATGGCCAAAACATAAACTACGACCTTCAAGCTGCCCATGATTATTATGAAAGTAAAATAAAGCCTCATTTTAGAGTTTTTGAATCTTTTGAAAAGAGAATTGAGTTTTTAGTCAAAAATAATTACTATGAAAAAAGCTTAATAGATCAATATACAATAAGCCAATTAAAAGAGCTAAATGATTTAGCTTATAGCTATAATCATTTTTTTCCCTCATTTATGGGAATTTTAAAATTTTATAATGCTTATGCTCTTAAGAGCTTTGATGGAAAAGAATATTTAGAAAACTTTGAAGATAGAGCTCTAATGAATGCTTTGTTTTTGGCCAATGGTGATTTTGAAAAAGCTAAAGCTATTTTAAAAGAAATTATGCTCAAAAGATTCCAACCTGCTACTCCAACATTTTTAAATGCAGGTAAGGCCCAAAGAGGAGAGTATGTTTCATGTTATTTAATTAGGACTGAAGATAACATGGAATCAATTTCAAGGTCAATAACAACTTCACTTCAACTTTCAAAAAGAGGTGGAGGAGTTGCAGTTTTGTTAACTAATCTAAGAGAGCTAGGAGCTCCAATTAAAAACATTCAAAATCAAGCAACAGGAATTATTCCAATTATGAAAATATTGGAGGATTCTTTTTCATATGCAAATCAACTAGGACAAAGACAAGGAGCTGGTGCTGTTTATTTAAATATTCACCACCCTGATATTTTGCAGTTTTTAGACTCTAAAAGAGAAAATGCTGATGAAAAAATTAGAATCAAGTCTCTTTCGCTAGGTCTTGTTGTTACTGATATTGCTTTTGAGCTTGCAAAAAACAATGAAAAGCTTGCTCTTTTTAGTCCTTATGACATTCAAAAAGAATATAAAAAACCAATGAGTGATATTTCAATTACTCAAGAATATTACAATCTATTAAAAAATGACAAAATTAAAAAGACCTATATTAACGCTAGAAAACTTTTTACTTTAATAGCAGAGCTTCATTTTGAAAGTGGATATCCATATTTGCTCTTCGATGATACAGTTAATAGAAGAAATGCCCATCCAAATCGAATTGTCATGTCTAATTTATGTAGCGAAATCGTTCAGCCTTCAACAGCTAGTGAATATAGTGCTGATTTGAGCTATACAAAAGTTGGTGATGATATTAGTTGTAATTTAGGAAGTTTAAATATTGCCAAAGCACTTGAAAGCGGAAGAGAATTTAAATCTTTAGTGGCTAATTCAATTTTTGCCCTTAATCAAGTTTCTAGAAAAGCAGATCTTTCAAGTGCTCCTTCAATTGAAAAGGGAAATAACAAAAACCATGCAATTGGTCTAGGAGCTATGAATTTACATGGCTTTTTGGCAAATAATGAAATTTTTTATAACTCACAAGAGGCCCTTGATTTTACAAATATGTTTTTTTATGCAATGGCATATTATGCTTTTGAGGCCTCTCAAGAGCTTAGCCTAATTTATGGCAAATTTCACGGTTTTGAAAAAACTAAATTTGCCGATGGTTCATACTTTGAAAAATATACAAAAGGTGATGAAAATAAATGAAAGGCAAAAACTAAAAAAGTTCAAGATATTTTAGAAAAATATGATTTTTACATTCCAAGTCAAAAAGATTGAATTGAACTTGTTGAAAAAATTAAAAAAACTGGAATAGCAAATTCTCATCTTATGGCAATAGCCCCTACTGGCTCAATTTCATATCTTTCTTCATGTACTCCTTCACTTCAACCAGTAGTAGCTCCTGTAGAGGCTCGTAAAGAAGGTAAACTTGGAAGAGTTTATGTTCCTGCTTATAATTTAAATTCAAATAATTTTAAATACTACATTGAAGGGGCCTATGAAATGGGACCTATTCCTATTATTGATATAGCAGCCGAGGCACAACAACACATTGATCAAGCTATATCACTAACTTTGTTTTTAACTGATAAAGCTACAACTCGCGATTTAAATAAAGCCTACATTCATGCTTTTAAAAAGGGTTGTTCATCAATTTACTATGTAAGAGTAAGACAAGATGTTCTTGAAAATAGCGAAAATTATGAATGTGAATCTTGTGCAATCTAA
- a CDS encoding 16S rRNA (uracil(1498)-N(3))-methyltransferase codes for MFRFFVEQKEDNYFILTNEILNHIKVARVQNKNFICIYEQVFYLCKLEGKKALIIEKIDANHEFKNQVILAMSVINTKRFELTIQKAAELGVSLFIPMLSQNVEQKLGNDIDKKLQRWKTIALNACEQSFRNKVMEITYPKSFNEVIEMEVKNKYIAHEKAKDFLTKSSFETNSLFLIGPEGGFSQKEIDLAQEKSFELIWLGKRILRAETAAFFVLSRINED; via the coding sequence ATGTTTAGATTTTTTGTTGAGCAAAAAGAAGATAATTATTTCATTTTAACAAATGAAATTTTAAATCATATTAAAGTTGCTAGAGTTCAAAATAAAAACTTCATTTGTATTTATGAGCAAGTTTTTTATCTTTGTAAACTTGAGGGCAAAAAGGCTTTAATAATTGAAAAAATAGATGCCAATCATGAATTCAAAAATCAAGTAATTTTGGCAATGTCAGTTATTAACACTAAAAGATTTGAACTAACAATTCAAAAAGCAGCTGAATTAGGAGTGAGCTTATTTATTCCGATGCTAAGTCAAAATGTTGAGCAAAAATTAGGCAATGACATTGACAAAAAACTTCAAAGATGAAAAACTATTGCTTTAAATGCTTGTGAGCAATCTTTTCGAAATAAAGTTATGGAAATAACTTATCCTAAAAGCTTTAATGAAGTTATTGAAATGGAAGTTAAAAATAAGTACATAGCCCATGAAAAAGCAAAAGATTTTTTGACTAAAAGCTCTTTTGAAACTAACTCACTTTTTTTAATTGGCCCTGAAGGGGGCTTTAGCCAAAAAGAAATAGACCTTGCTCAAGAAAAAAGCTTTGAGCTTATTTGGCTTGGAAAAAGAATTTTAAGAGCTGAAACTGCTGCTTTTTTTGTACTAAGTCGAATTAATGAAGACTAA
- the rpsB gene encoding 30S ribosomal protein S2 translates to MAEKILRKSNEDKQVKTENIYKIIPNSKFLEAGVYFGHRTQQWNPKMKKFIHSKRRGIHILDVSKTSKALEWAYKIINAAAAKGATFIFVGTKKHAKEIVKEQAQRTNSYYVTERWLGGTLTNSKTIFSRVRRLFDLEKMAENNFEGYTKKEGIEFKKELSKLQKNFEGIREMKTQPNFMIVVDPNVDRIAVKEARDKGVKIIGILDSDANPDFVDLGIPANDDSIKSISLILTVLADAIVNAKGGKDLFAYQDEANIILPEDKKIDSPQRSHFNNTRFDQSSSREHRDSWRRNSQNTSQNQEQSQRPYKRTYNKDSRETLDKKTKEEVK, encoded by the coding sequence ATGGCAGAAAAAATTTTAAGAAAATCTAATGAAGATAAACAAGTAAAAACAGAAAATATTTATAAAATTATTCCAAATTCTAAGTTCTTAGAAGCTGGAGTTTATTTTGGACATAGAACTCAACAATGAAATCCAAAGATGAAAAAATTTATTCACTCAAAAAGAAGAGGAATTCACATTTTGGATGTTTCAAAAACTTCTAAAGCTTTAGAGTGAGCTTATAAAATTATTAATGCAGCAGCTGCTAAAGGTGCAACATTTATTTTTGTAGGTACTAAAAAGCATGCAAAAGAAATTGTTAAAGAGCAAGCTCAAAGAACAAATTCTTACTATGTAACTGAAAGATGATTAGGTGGAACTCTTACTAACTCTAAAACAATTTTTTCAAGAGTAAGAAGACTTTTTGATCTTGAAAAAATGGCAGAAAATAACTTCGAAGGATATACCAAAAAAGAAGGTATTGAATTTAAAAAAGAACTTTCAAAGTTACAAAAAAACTTTGAAGGTATTAGAGAGATGAAAACTCAACCTAATTTTATGATTGTAGTAGATCCTAATGTAGATAGAATTGCTGTAAAAGAAGCAAGAGACAAAGGTGTAAAAATTATTGGTATTTTAGATAGTGATGCTAATCCAGATTTTGTCGATCTAGGTATTCCAGCCAATGACGATTCTATTAAATCAATTTCACTAATTTTAACAGTATTGGCAGATGCTATTGTTAATGCAAAAGGTGGCAAAGATCTTTTTGCCTACCAAGATGAAGCAAACATCATTTTACCTGAAGATAAAAAAATAGATAGTCCTCAAAGAAGTCATTTTAACAATACAAGATTTGACCAATCTTCTTCAAGAGAACATAGAGATTCTTGAAGAAGAAATAGTCAAAATACTTCTCAAAATCAAGAACAAAGCCAAAGACCATATAAAAGAACTTATAATAAAGATTCAAGAGAAACATTGGATAAAAAAACTAAAGAAGAGGTGAAATAA